One genomic segment of Sanyastnella coralliicola includes these proteins:
- a CDS encoding YtxH domain-containing protein produces MKTKDVLVGAVAGAVAGLVTGILVAPDSGKNTRKKIANKVDEAKETLSEIKDQVVKKGHDVAEEIKQRVDEAHAA; encoded by the coding sequence ATGAAAACGAAAGATGTATTAGTAGGGGCCGTAGCAGGAGCCGTAGCAGGATTAGTAACTGGAATTCTGGTCGCCCCAGACAGCGGTAAAAACACGCGAAAAAAAATCGCTAACAAAGTTGATGAAGCGAAAGAAACTCTCAGTGAAATCAAAGACCAAGTAGTAAAAAAAGGGCATGACGTCGCTGAAGAAATCAAACAGCGTGTCGATGAGGCTCACGCTGCATAA
- a CDS encoding endonuclease/exonuclease/phosphatase family protein, protein MTILFTLTCILFLAVLFSLSGNRHWIFRVPEFLYHQILVVALVQLVTTLVLGSFSHWMTWLTVIMLLFITVWTFYRIFPYTRMSRSEIPDADVMSESIRIYCANVEMGNDDYDSVLKQLNQIDPDIIVFLEYSEDWKSAVEPQLSLHPFRELLPLANTYGIALYSKIPITHSEIQFLVEQDVPSIFADFEWNKNLIRGIFLHPAPPSPTQNETSRERDSELHLAALKIETQTSPTIVCGDLNDVAWSRSTRWFKKKSGLKDPRVGRGMFKTFHARWPICRFPLDHIFVSDHFTLKDLSIGKNNGSDHFPLTIDLVLSSPLHSNE, encoded by the coding sequence ATGACCATCCTATTCACTCTAACCTGTATTCTCTTTCTAGCTGTATTGTTTTCGCTGAGCGGAAATAGACATTGGATTTTTCGGGTGCCAGAATTTCTTTACCATCAAATCTTGGTTGTAGCTTTAGTTCAATTGGTGACAACCCTAGTGTTAGGTAGTTTCAGCCATTGGATGACCTGGCTGACAGTCATTATGCTACTGTTCATCACAGTTTGGACTTTCTATCGGATCTTCCCTTACACAAGAATGTCTCGTTCAGAAATACCTGATGCGGACGTCATGAGTGAATCGATACGCATCTACTGTGCAAATGTTGAAATGGGAAACGATGACTACGACAGCGTACTGAAGCAACTCAATCAGATTGATCCAGACATTATCGTTTTTCTTGAATACAGTGAAGATTGGAAATCCGCTGTTGAGCCGCAACTTTCATTACATCCTTTTCGGGAACTTTTACCTCTGGCAAATACATATGGTATTGCACTGTACTCTAAAATACCCATCACACATTCTGAAATCCAATTTTTGGTTGAGCAGGATGTTCCGAGCATTTTTGCTGATTTTGAATGGAATAAAAACCTGATCCGCGGTATATTTCTTCATCCTGCACCTCCAAGTCCAACACAGAATGAAACATCTAGAGAAAGAGATTCTGAACTTCACTTGGCCGCTCTGAAAATTGAAACACAAACCTCACCAACCATTGTTTGCGGCGATCTAAATGATGTAGCCTGGAGCAGATCTACTAGATGGTTCAAGAAAAAGTCTGGGTTGAAGGACCCACGTGTAGGACGTGGGATGTTCAAAACATTCCATGCGCGGTGGCCAATCTGTCGCTTCCCATTAGACCATATCTTTGTAAGTGATCATTTTACTTTAAAGGACTTATCAATTGGCAAGAATAACGGTAGTGACCACTTTCCCTTGACAATTGATCTAGTGCTCTCTTCACCTTTACACAGCAATGAGTAA
- a CDS encoding Dps family protein has translation MIKEIITDNGQLKNGTETKKVERLRPHALIGYQKDHAKKLSGALNVLLANYAVHYQKLLNFHWNVKGPDFFDVHEKFEQEYNKAKEIIDDVAERIRIFGMKPMSTMKAYLNTANIREVESDLTSDQMIEEILSDYQILLESLVDVLDTAIEIGDGGTEDLMKGYIKYVENNHWMWTAFSTKNK, from the coding sequence ATGATAAAAGAAATAATTACAGACAACGGCCAGTTGAAAAATGGCACAGAAACTAAGAAAGTTGAAAGACTCCGACCCCATGCTCTCATTGGATATCAAAAAGACCATGCGAAGAAATTGAGCGGGGCATTGAATGTGCTACTAGCGAACTACGCAGTACACTATCAAAAGCTACTTAATTTCCACTGGAACGTTAAAGGACCTGACTTCTTTGACGTCCATGAGAAGTTTGAACAAGAGTATAACAAGGCGAAAGAAATCATCGATGATGTTGCTGAACGTATTCGAATCTTCGGGATGAAGCCGATGAGTACTATGAAGGCGTACCTCAACACAGCAAATATTCGTGAAGTCGAGTCGGATTTGACCTCAGACCAAATGATTGAGGAAATCTTATCAGATTACCAAATTCTTCTTGAAAGCCTTGTAGATGTTCTTGATACGGCCATAGAAATTGGTGACGGAGGAACGGAAGACTTAATGAAAGGATACATTAAATACGTAGAAAATAACCACTGGATGTGGACTGCGTTCTCAACTAAAAACAAATAA
- a CDS encoding CsbD family protein, producing MNNTQVEAKWQIAKGKLKQKYGDLIDDEIMRAEGATDEVIGKLRDKLGKSKEELRNELNTMLK from the coding sequence ATGAACAATACACAAGTAGAAGCAAAATGGCAAATTGCCAAAGGGAAATTGAAACAGAAATACGGTGATCTCATCGATGATGAAATCATGCGTGCTGAAGGTGCGACAGATGAAGTCATCGGGAAGCTCCGTGATAAACTAGGGAAATCAAAGGAAGAACTTCGTAACGAGTTGAATACAATGTTAAAGTAA
- the ftcD gene encoding glutamate formimidoyltransferase, with amino-acid sequence MARTLIECVPNISEGRDEAKIQAIASTVETVDGVKLLDVDPGASTNRTVITFVGEPDQVVEAAFRLIKKAGELIDMSKHKGEHPRMGATDVCPFVPVANATMDDCVKCARALGERVGKELAIPGYFYENAATSEKRQNLAHCRSGEYEGLDKLSKPEWAPDFGPAEFNDRAKQTGATAIGARDFLVAYNVNLNTTSSRRANAIAFDIREAGRVKREGNPLTGKKVLDETGEPVRIPGSLKAVKGIGWFIEEYGIAQLSLNLTNINITSVHKAFDEASERARERGIRVTGSEIVGLIPKKVLIDAADHYLDKQSRSKGISESEKIKIAVKSLGLDDLAPFDAHSKVIEYMIEDGAEGKRLIDMDLKAFAEETSSESMAPGGGSISAYCGAMGVSLGTMVANLSAHKRGWDDRWEEFSEWAVRGMEFQEQLIAMVDEDTNAFNKIMEAYGMPKNTDADKAARTQAIQDATKYAIEVPLKVARLSYQSMEVMKAMAEIGNPASVTDAGVGALCARTAVIGAVMNVQVNTGDLTDDAYKAKVLAEGAELVANAESLEATIRQRVDEVLSK; translated from the coding sequence ATGGCACGCACACTTATCGAATGTGTTCCGAATATCTCGGAAGGGAGAGATGAAGCGAAGATCCAAGCGATTGCTTCAACGGTTGAAACAGTAGACGGAGTGAAGCTTTTGGATGTGGATCCTGGAGCATCAACGAACCGCACAGTAATCACTTTTGTAGGTGAACCTGATCAGGTGGTGGAAGCTGCGTTTCGATTGATTAAGAAGGCCGGAGAACTCATCGATATGAGCAAGCACAAAGGAGAGCACCCACGCATGGGAGCTACGGATGTTTGTCCGTTTGTGCCGGTGGCGAATGCTACGATGGATGACTGCGTGAAATGCGCAAGAGCATTGGGTGAGCGTGTTGGAAAAGAACTTGCCATCCCGGGATATTTCTATGAGAATGCGGCAACTTCTGAAAAGCGTCAGAACCTTGCACATTGCCGCAGCGGTGAGTATGAAGGACTAGACAAATTGTCAAAGCCAGAGTGGGCACCCGATTTTGGTCCGGCGGAGTTCAATGATCGAGCGAAGCAAACAGGAGCTACGGCAATTGGAGCACGTGATTTCTTGGTAGCATACAACGTGAACTTAAATACAACGTCTTCGCGTAGAGCCAACGCAATTGCTTTTGACATTCGAGAGGCTGGGCGCGTTAAACGTGAAGGGAATCCGTTGACAGGGAAGAAGGTGCTTGATGAAACAGGCGAGCCAGTGCGTATCCCAGGAAGTCTGAAAGCGGTGAAAGGAATTGGTTGGTTCATTGAAGAATACGGCATCGCGCAGTTGAGCTTGAACCTAACCAACATCAACATTACCTCAGTGCACAAAGCCTTTGATGAGGCATCTGAGCGCGCACGCGAGCGAGGTATCCGTGTGACAGGAAGTGAGATTGTTGGGTTGATCCCAAAAAAGGTGTTGATCGATGCGGCTGATCATTACCTCGATAAGCAATCACGATCGAAGGGAATTTCTGAAAGCGAAAAGATCAAAATTGCCGTTAAGTCTTTAGGGCTTGATGACTTGGCTCCTTTCGATGCACATTCAAAAGTGATTGAGTACATGATTGAGGATGGGGCTGAAGGAAAGCGTCTGATCGATATGGACTTGAAGGCCTTTGCCGAAGAGACTTCGTCTGAATCTATGGCTCCAGGTGGAGGTTCAATTTCTGCTTACTGCGGAGCGATGGGTGTTTCACTTGGCACCATGGTAGCAAACCTCAGCGCACACAAGCGTGGATGGGATGATCGTTGGGAAGAATTCTCTGAATGGGCAGTACGCGGAATGGAGTTCCAAGAGCAATTGATCGCGATGGTAGATGAAGATACCAACGCCTTCAACAAGATCATGGAGGCATACGGAATGCCTAAGAACACTGATGCCGATAAAGCTGCTCGCACTCAAGCGATTCAAGACGCGACCAAGTACGCAATTGAAGTTCCTTTGAAGGTGGCACGATTGTCGTACCAGAGTATGGAAGTGATGAAAGCCATGGCTGAAATAGGAAATCCTGCGAGTGTGACGGATGCTGGTGTTGGAGCACTTTGTGCGCGCACAGCGGTCATCGGTGCGGTGATGAATGTTCAGGTGAACACTGGAGATTTGACTGACGATGCGTACAAGGCTAAAGTTTTGGCTGAGGGTGCTGAATTGGTCGCTAACGCGGAATCGCTAGAAGCTACCATCCGCCAGCGTGTGGATGAGGTGCTGTCGAAGTAG
- a CDS encoding patatin-like phospholipase family protein, giving the protein MHVKKNLFLLFFWIILFGYTLNYLAARYGVAYQFLFPEYMGENSPFAFAMVGFALGGFILAFNLYTYILHGFRFPFIATLNRPFLKFSINNFILPASFVLTYMVSSITFQREQELLSGEDILFNMFGFVMGILSYLIVSLVYFRFTNKNLLSYETKEEPKKPEKGDEEEMVRTNLHRKVQWTRKNRIKREWRVETYLSSAIRIKLARSAEHYNHDLLQKVFAQNHLNASLFELALVVSFILIGSLRENPYFVLPAAASVMLFFTMMLMLISALHSWIRGWTVTVFALAFVLINFSMPELGIFHIENHAYGMDYEAPKAEYSRDYIASLNTNDSIAEADFNATIEMLDNWRRKHLKQSIMTGKKPKLVIVNVSGGGSRSALWTFSSLQYADSAIEGGLIDRAALISGSSGGMIGAAYLRELCLLEKQGVLDNRHHPRFRDNIGKDLLNPVIFTIATNDFFVRYQDVEFDGRSYTKDRAWAFEKQLNSNTEQVMNKRLSDYVEPERQALIPTMIFAPTITNDGRRLLISSQPCSYLTQNKPEDGVNYSSISEDVEYLRLFDEQDPLNLRFTSALRMNATFPYVLPIVTLPSNPPVEVMDAGMRDNFGMKTTLQFLYTFRNWINTNTSGVVIVQVRDLQRDSAREHKKPNLFNRITQPLGSIYGNITRTQDYNNDQLIRYMSALMENDLDIVTLQLAPDEKSAVSLSFHLTNTEKTTINQELQTEDFQQAVEELKRLLE; this is encoded by the coding sequence TTGCATGTTAAGAAGAACCTTTTCCTGCTGTTCTTTTGGATCATTTTGTTCGGATATACGCTGAACTATTTGGCGGCACGATACGGTGTAGCCTACCAGTTCTTGTTTCCAGAATATATGGGAGAGAACAGTCCATTCGCCTTTGCGATGGTGGGCTTTGCTTTGGGTGGATTTATCCTAGCATTCAATCTCTACACATATATTCTCCACGGATTCCGTTTTCCGTTTATTGCCACGCTGAATCGCCCTTTCTTGAAGTTCAGCATCAATAATTTCATTCTTCCAGCCAGCTTCGTCTTGACATACATGGTGTCAAGCATCACCTTTCAACGCGAGCAAGAATTGCTATCGGGAGAGGATATTCTCTTCAACATGTTCGGCTTCGTCATGGGGATATTAAGCTACTTGATAGTGAGCTTGGTTTACTTCCGTTTCACGAACAAGAACCTGCTGAGCTACGAAACGAAGGAAGAACCGAAGAAGCCAGAGAAAGGAGATGAAGAGGAAATGGTGCGTACCAATCTTCACCGAAAAGTTCAATGGACACGTAAGAATCGAATTAAACGAGAGTGGCGGGTTGAAACATATTTGTCTTCGGCCATCCGCATTAAGTTGGCACGTTCTGCAGAACACTACAACCACGATCTCCTGCAAAAGGTATTTGCGCAAAATCACTTAAACGCATCCCTGTTTGAGTTGGCGTTGGTGGTGTCATTTATCTTGATCGGTTCATTACGTGAGAACCCTTATTTCGTCTTACCTGCTGCGGCCAGTGTGATGCTCTTCTTTACCATGATGCTCATGCTCATCTCGGCGCTACATAGTTGGATCCGCGGTTGGACAGTCACGGTGTTTGCGTTGGCCTTTGTGCTAATCAATTTCTCTATGCCTGAACTGGGCATCTTCCATATTGAGAACCACGCTTATGGCATGGACTATGAGGCACCAAAAGCGGAGTACTCTCGAGACTACATTGCCTCTCTGAATACGAACGACTCCATTGCTGAGGCAGACTTCAATGCAACAATCGAGATGTTGGACAATTGGCGAAGGAAGCACTTAAAGCAATCAATCATGACTGGCAAGAAGCCAAAGCTGGTGATTGTGAATGTCAGTGGGGGAGGTTCTCGTTCAGCGCTCTGGACCTTCAGTAGTTTGCAATACGCTGACAGCGCCATTGAAGGCGGACTGATTGACCGTGCAGCCCTCATTTCTGGTTCTTCAGGAGGAATGATCGGAGCGGCGTATCTCCGTGAACTGTGTTTACTCGAAAAGCAAGGGGTGCTAGACAATCGACACCACCCTAGATTCAGAGATAATATTGGTAAAGACCTATTGAACCCAGTTATTTTTACCATTGCCACCAACGACTTTTTCGTCCGCTATCAAGACGTAGAATTTGATGGACGATCATACACGAAAGACCGTGCATGGGCTTTTGAAAAACAATTGAATTCCAACACGGAGCAGGTGATGAATAAACGCCTAAGCGATTATGTAGAGCCTGAACGCCAAGCACTCATCCCAACGATGATCTTTGCTCCAACTATCACCAACGACGGACGCCGCCTTCTTATTTCGAGCCAGCCATGTTCGTACCTGACTCAGAACAAGCCAGAAGATGGAGTGAACTATTCGTCGATATCAGAAGACGTAGAATACCTCAGACTGTTCGACGAGCAAGACCCTCTAAACCTTCGTTTCACAAGTGCTTTGCGGATGAATGCGACTTTCCCGTATGTCTTACCAATTGTGACACTACCATCCAATCCACCAGTTGAAGTAATGGATGCTGGTATGAGAGACAATTTCGGAATGAAGACGACGCTTCAATTCCTCTACACTTTCAGAAATTGGATCAATACGAATACCAGTGGTGTAGTGATTGTTCAAGTGCGCGATCTTCAACGCGATTCAGCACGTGAACACAAGAAGCCGAATCTTTTCAATAGAATCACCCAACCTCTTGGTTCAATCTATGGGAATATCACGCGCACCCAAGACTATAACAACGACCAATTGATTCGTTACATGTCGGCACTCATGGAGAATGATCTTGATATCGTCACCTTGCAGTTGGCGCCAGATGAAAAGTCTGCCGTTTCTCTCAGCTTTCACTTGACGAATACCGAGAAGACCACCATCAATCAGGAACTCCAAACCGAGGATTTCCAACAAGCAGTCGAAGAACTGAAACGATTGCTCGAATAA
- a CDS encoding DUF3817 domain-containing protein: protein MNIKRPIGRLRLIAILEGISYLLFAITMPLKYVWEITEPNMIVGMAHGWLFLIYIVLAIESIVAYKWKFKQIALTFVASILPFGTFYADHKLFKPFEKGLDAAQ from the coding sequence ATGAACATCAAACGTCCTATAGGCCGCCTCCGTCTTATAGCTATCCTTGAAGGAATCAGTTACCTCTTGTTCGCTATCACGATGCCCCTCAAATACGTTTGGGAAATCACTGAGCCCAACATGATCGTTGGAATGGCCCACGGATGGTTATTCTTGATCTACATCGTGTTAGCCATTGAAAGCATTGTAGCGTACAAGTGGAAGTTCAAGCAAATCGCGTTGACCTTTGTAGCCTCTATTCTTCCGTTCGGAACCTTCTACGCTGACCACAAACTGTTCAAGCCCTTTGAAAAGGGGCTAGATGCTGCTCAATAA